In Campylobacter suis, the following proteins share a genomic window:
- the argH gene encoding argininosuccinate lyase, with the protein MKKMWEGRFSEVSAKLLEEFNASIGFDKNLFEQDIKGSKAHAKMLGAQGIIGKDESEKIIDGLDRVLDEIRRGEFEFKIEDEDIHMSVEKRLSEIIGKELGGRLHTARSRNDQVALDFRLYVLEKNQEILKKVKELVATLTSLSSKHLDTLMPGFTHLQHAQPVSLAYHLMAYAFMFKRDFERFASSYERNNLSPLGSAALAGTPHKIDREMVARELGFAGVTQNAMDSVSDRDFALEILFNISVLMMHASRLCEELIIWSSSEFGFVSISDAYSTGSSIMPQKKNPDVAELIRGKTGRVNGNLIALLTTMKGLPLAYNKDMQEDKEGVFDSVATALASVEILNEMIKTAKFNKENMLSATKRGHLSATDLADYLVREKNVAFREAHFITGKAVAKAESLGVDLSELDGEQLRSVDENLDENAVKFLDLNASKEARTSKGGTANVSVKAQIDDIKAWLEVLK; encoded by the coding sequence ATGAAAAAGATGTGGGAAGGTAGATTTAGCGAGGTGAGTGCGAAGCTTTTGGAGGAATTTAACGCGTCAATCGGCTTTGATAAAAATTTATTTGAGCAAGATATAAAAGGTAGCAAAGCACACGCTAAAATGCTAGGAGCACAGGGCATTATAGGTAAAGATGAGAGTGAGAAGATCATAGACGGGCTTGATAGAGTGCTAGATGAGATAAGGCGCGGTGAGTTTGAGTTTAAGATAGAGGATGAAGACATTCATATGAGTGTGGAAAAGCGCCTGAGCGAAATCATCGGCAAGGAGCTTGGAGGCAGGCTTCATACCGCACGAAGCCGAAATGATCAGGTTGCACTTGATTTTCGCCTTTATGTTTTAGAGAAAAACCAAGAAATTTTAAAAAAAGTTAAAGAGCTTGTCGCCACTCTGACTAGCCTATCTAGCAAGCACCTAGATACTCTAATGCCAGGCTTTACGCACCTTCAGCACGCTCAGCCTGTAAGTCTTGCTTATCATTTGATGGCTTATGCGTTTATGTTTAAGCGCGATTTTGAAAGATTTGCTAGCTCTTATGAGCGAAACAACCTTAGCCCGCTTGGCTCAGCCGCCCTTGCTGGCACGCCTCACAAGATAGACCGCGAGATGGTGGCACGCGAGCTTGGTTTTGCTGGTGTTACGCAAAATGCGATGGATAGCGTGTCTGACCGTGATTTTGCGCTGGAGATTTTATTTAACATTAGTGTTTTGATGATGCACGCTTCAAGGCTTTGCGAGGAGCTGATTATTTGGAGTAGTAGTGAGTTTGGCTTTGTAAGCATTAGCGATGCCTACTCGACAGGAAGCTCTATAATGCCACAGAAGAAAAATCCCGATGTAGCCGAGCTTATTCGCGGTAAAACGGGACGCGTAAATGGTAATCTAATCGCGCTTTTAACCACGATGAAGGGCTTGCCACTTGCGTATAATAAAGATATGCAAGAGGATAAGGAAGGTGTTTTTGATAGCGTGGCGACGGCGCTTGCTTCGGTTGAAATTTTAAATGAGATGATAAAAACGGCTAAATTTAATAAAGAAAATATGCTAAGTGCGACAAAAAGAGGGCATTTGAGTGCGACTGATCTTGCTGATTATTTAGTGCGCGAGAAAAATGTTGCGTTTCGTGAGGCGCACTTTATAACGGGTAAGGCGGTCGCAAAGGCTGAGAGCTTGGGCGTGGATCTTAGCGAGCTAGACGGCGAGCAGTTAAGAAGTGTGGATGAAAATCTTGATGAAAATGCTGTGAAATTCCTTGATCTAAACGCATCAAAAGAGGCTAGAACCTCTAAAGGCGGCACCGCAAATGTAAGTGTAAAAGCGCAGATAGATGATATAAAAGCGTGGCTGGAAGTGCTTAAGTAG
- a CDS encoding AraC family transcriptional regulator translates to MSEVKKLKEQVKEFLLTRYRLGGLINSDIKNLNFYISDKTHSMISTIHEPSICIILQGAKSVSFDDRMFEYNENTYLLTPTHIPLNVSLTRASSAVPYVSLSLKFSLEEVYEVLKNIDLDYKILQKNQKGLFLSELNDELLEPVLRLVLLLKKPQKSVKFLAELVKKEILYLLVTCEKSGAFLRDFAYKGSSANKISQAVSLIKQNFSDKLSVKELAKDCDMSESSFYQHFKMITSLSPLAFQKKIRLEEARNLLCMQKGSVSQVAYDVGYESASQFSREYSRMFGVSPKQDCKILSSSLA, encoded by the coding sequence ATGAGTGAAGTTAAAAAGCTTAAAGAGCAGGTTAAGGAATTTTTGCTAACAAGATACAGATTAGGCGGGCTTATAAACTCAGATATAAAAAATCTTAACTTTTATATAAGCGACAAAACCCATAGCATGATAAGCACGATTCACGAGCCTTCTATTTGCATAATCTTACAAGGTGCAAAGTCCGTTAGCTTTGATGATCGGATGTTTGAGTATAACGAAAACACCTATCTTTTAACTCCTACTCACATTCCGCTTAATGTTAGCCTTACAAGAGCGTCAAGTGCCGTTCCTTATGTCTCTTTATCACTTAAATTTAGCCTAGAAGAGGTCTATGAGGTTTTAAAAAATATAGACTTAGATTATAAAATTTTGCAAAAAAACCAAAAAGGTCTGTTTTTATCTGAGCTAAACGATGAGCTTTTAGAGCCAGTTTTAAGACTTGTATTGTTGCTAAAAAAGCCACAAAAAAGCGTAAAATTTCTTGCAGAGTTGGTTAAAAAAGAGATACTTTATTTGCTGGTTACTTGTGAGAAAAGTGGGGCATTTTTGAGGGATTTTGCCTATAAAGGAAGTAGTGCAAATAAAATAAGTCAAGCTGTAAGCTTGATAAAACAAAACTTTAGTGATAAACTTAGTGTCAAAGAGCTTGCAAAGGATTGCGACATGAGCGAAAGCTCATTTTATCAGCATTTTAAGATGATAACATCACTATCTCCGCTTGCATTTCAGAAAAAAATACGCCTTGAAGAGGCTAGAAATTTACTTTGCATGCAAAAGGGCAGTGTATCGCAAGTTGCCTATGATGTGGGATATGAGAGTGCGTCGCAGTTTAGCCGTGAGTATTCACGTATGTTTGGTGTTTCGCCAAAGCAAGATTGCAAAATTTTAAGCTCTAGCCTTGCTTAA
- a CDS encoding heavy metal translocating P-type ATPase yields the protein MSERVKLNIAGMSCVNCSNSIQKAALKIPGVSEANVSFANASGEFVIERTEILQELEAKIKKLGFEIAKDIDELERKRSEHIKSLRDKFAFGAVLSVAIMGFEMFGEKNFINSFMMIILAALVMFYSGKSFFTHALAALKSRNYDMNVLVALGTGSAFLYSLFVFLFPNALDSELNNMYVSSSAMIITFVLLGKFLEERSKAKAGDYIKNLLKFSPKTALVIKPDGQNVEVSVSELNVGDIVVVKNGFNVPVDGTIVQGGAEIDASMLTGESLPVYKEVGDVVFAGTLNTNGYISVKVEKKAAQTLLSQIVILLNDASAKKMPISRLADRVANIFVPSVVAIAVLTFLVWFFMGAHLSYAISSAICVLIISCPCALGLATPIGIISALACGAKSGILIKNPEVLELIKDVKFAVFDKTGTLSKAQISVASHTLSVPEFMQIASIEALSEHPISKAVVKFAEQNYQRVRAASGEFSNIVGQGISYKDESGLILVGNEKLLTQNNIALSDEQRAQILAATSGGSGVVLCAINDKFVGFISISDEIRDESKSVISQLKAYGVTTVMLSGDNENVVSSVGLKLGVDKTYANAMPHEKHEVISKFSKEGRVLFVGDGINDSPSLKSADVGIAMNSGSDIAKAAGDIVLIKNDLQGVLSSLKLGKSTIRTIKENLFWAFIYNIICIPVAAGVLYPMFGVLLNPVYGALAMCFSSVTVVLNSLRLRFLKL from the coding sequence ATGAGCGAGCGAGTTAAGCTAAATATCGCTGGCATGAGCTGTGTAAACTGCTCAAATTCTATACAAAAGGCAGCTTTAAAAATACCAGGTGTTAGCGAGGCAAATGTCAGCTTTGCAAATGCCAGTGGAGAGTTTGTGATAGAGCGAACAGAGATCTTGCAAGAGCTTGAAGCAAAGATAAAAAAGCTTGGTTTTGAGATCGCAAAAGATATAGATGAGCTTGAGAGAAAACGAAGCGAGCATATAAAATCTTTGCGTGATAAATTTGCTTTTGGTGCAGTTTTAAGCGTTGCTATCATGGGCTTTGAGATGTTTGGCGAAAAAAATTTCATAAACTCTTTTATGATGATTATCTTGGCAGCTCTCGTAATGTTTTATAGCGGTAAGAGCTTTTTTACCCACGCTTTAGCTGCCTTAAAGAGCCGTAACTACGATATGAATGTACTTGTTGCGCTTGGAACAGGCAGTGCATTTTTATACTCGCTTTTTGTGTTTTTGTTTCCAAATGCTCTTGATAGTGAGCTAAATAATATGTATGTTTCAAGCTCAGCTATGATAATTACCTTTGTATTACTTGGTAAATTTTTAGAGGAGCGCTCAAAAGCAAAGGCTGGAGACTACATTAAAAATTTACTTAAATTTTCGCCAAAAACAGCACTTGTCATAAAGCCAGATGGGCAAAATGTTGAAGTTAGTGTAAGCGAGTTAAATGTAGGCGATATAGTTGTTGTTAAAAATGGATTTAATGTCCCAGTAGATGGGACTATCGTGCAAGGTGGCGCAGAGATAGACGCCTCTATGCTTACTGGCGAGAGTTTACCCGTTTATAAAGAGGTGGGGGATGTTGTTTTTGCTGGGACGCTAAACACAAATGGCTATATAAGCGTAAAAGTAGAGAAAAAAGCAGCACAAACCCTGCTTTCTCAAATCGTCATACTTTTAAATGACGCAAGTGCAAAAAAGATGCCTATCTCGCGTCTTGCTGATAGGGTCGCAAATATCTTTGTCCCAAGTGTAGTTGCTATAGCTGTGCTTACTTTTTTAGTTTGGTTTTTTATGGGCGCACATTTATCATATGCTATATCAAGTGCGATTTGCGTGCTGATAATCTCTTGCCCATGCGCACTTGGACTTGCGACTCCAATAGGCATAATCTCTGCGCTTGCATGCGGGGCTAAAAGCGGAATTTTGATTAAAAATCCCGAGGTCTTAGAGCTTATAAAAGATGTTAAATTCGCAGTTTTTGATAAGACTGGTACACTTAGTAAGGCTCAAATAAGCGTAGCAAGTCACACTTTAAGCGTCCCTGAATTTATGCAAATAGCAAGTATTGAGGCACTTAGCGAGCATCCTATATCAAAAGCTGTTGTGAAATTTGCCGAGCAAAACTACCAAAGAGTAAGAGCTGCTAGTGGTGAGTTTAGCAACATCGTAGGTCAGGGTATTAGCTATAAAGATGAAAGCGGGCTTATATTAGTTGGCAACGAAAAACTTTTAACACAAAATAATATTGCTTTAAGCGATGAGCAAAGGGCACAAATTTTAGCTGCTACAAGTGGCGGAAGTGGTGTTGTACTTTGCGCTATAAATGATAAATTTGTTGGTTTTATAAGCATAAGTGATGAGATTAGAGATGAGAGCAAGAGTGTTATATCACAACTTAAAGCATATGGCGTAACTACTGTCATGCTCTCTGGGGATAATGAAAATGTAGTGAGCTCTGTTGGCTTGAAGCTTGGTGTTGATAAAACCTACGCAAACGCTATGCCGCATGAAAAACACGAAGTTATCAGTAAATTTAGCAAAGAGGGTAGGGTTCTTTTTGTTGGAGACGGCATAAATGACTCGCCATCTTTAAAGTCTGCTGATGTTGGCATAGCGATGAACTCGGGCTCAGACATAGCAAAGGCTGCTGGAGATATCGTTCTTATTAAAAACGACCTACAAGGCGTTTTAAGCTCTTTAAAGCTTGGAAAAAGCACCATAAGAACGATAAAAGAGAATCTTTTTTGGGCATTTATCTATAATATCATCTGTATCCCAGTCGCTGCAGGGGTTCTTTATCCAATGTTTGGCGTGCTTTTAAATCCAGTTTATGGAGCTTTGGCTATGTGTTTTAGCTCTGTGACGGTTGTGCTAAATTCGCTGAGGCTTCGCTTTTTAAAACTTTAA
- a CDS encoding heavy-metal-associated domain-containing protein codes for MKKFEVANVHCQNCANTIKNALEDDFGTILVDLSCEPRVVSVEISDDRVENFKSELDDLGFSVIKEL; via the coding sequence ATGAAAAAATTTGAAGTTGCAAATGTACATTGTCAAAATTGTGCAAACACCATAAAAAACGCACTTGAAGATGATTTTGGAACTATTTTAGTTGATCTAAGTTGTGAGCCAAGAGTTGTGAGTGTGGAAATTTCAGATGATCGGGTTGAAAATTTTAAGAGCGAGCTTGATGATCTTGGATTTAGCGTTATAAAAGAGCTTTGA
- a CDS encoding GNAT family N-acetyltransferase: MFWFYNCQMILQAQKTDAKTCIKLLRLAMEDAAFYLAGTSDDGLCNEILSKFFTSEVNRISYKNVYVYKENGSVVGAMCVYFGGELDILDTEILANAKALNSNLVLANECESDEFYIDSIAVDEKFRGKGIASKLISHAFVIAKEKNHKKVSLIVDETKPKTLAFYESLGFKNISKKEIYKHRYHHLIKEII, translated from the coding sequence ATGTTTTGGTTCTATAATTGCCAGATGATTTTACAAGCTCAAAAAACTGATGCAAAAACTTGCATTAAACTACTCAGACTTGCTATGGAGGATGCGGCTTTTTATCTTGCTGGCACCAGTGATGACGGACTTTGTAATGAAATTTTGTCTAAATTTTTTACAAGTGAAGTAAATCGCATAAGTTATAAAAATGTCTATGTATACAAAGAAAATGGCTCTGTAGTGGGTGCTATGTGTGTATATTTTGGTGGGGAGTTAGATATACTTGATACTGAAATTTTAGCAAATGCAAAAGCTTTAAATAGCAATCTTGTTCTTGCAAATGAGTGCGAATCAGATGAGTTTTACATCGATAGTATCGCTGTAGATGAGAAATTTAGAGGCAAGGGTATCGCTAGTAAACTTATATCACATGCATTTGTAATTGCAAAAGAGAAAAATCATAAAAAAGTCTCGCTCATTGTAGATGAGACAAAGCCCAAAACTTTAGCGTTTTATGAGAGTTTAGGTTTTAAAAATATTAGTAAAAAAGAAATTTACAAACACAGATACCATCATCTGATAAAGGAGATAATATGA